A DNA window from Phragmites australis chromosome 11, lpPhrAust1.1, whole genome shotgun sequence contains the following coding sequences:
- the LOC133884424 gene encoding acyl transferase 4-like, producing the protein MGSIGFPVTRTSRSLVGPSSETPRETLRLSVIDRVAGLRHLVRSLHVFDGAAARAAEGVEPPAKTLREALGKALVDYHPFAGRFVEEEGEARVACTGEGAWFVEAVAACTLEEVKHLDHPMLIPKEELLPEPAPDVNPLDMPLMMQVTEFTCGGFVVGLISVHTIADGLGAGQFINAVADYARGLPKPRVTPVWARDLIPDPPKMPAPPPRLELLDLRYFTVDLSPAHIAKVKSRFLEATGQRCSAFDVCVAKTWQARTRALNLEDDDPARPVHACFFANTRHLLPGTAVSGFYGNCFYPVAATRAAGEVARADVVEVVRTIRDAKARLASDFARWAAGAFERDPYELTFTYDSLFVSDWTRLGFLEADYGWGAPAHVVPFSYHPFMAVAIIGAPPAPKAGARVMTMCVEERHLPEFQEQMNAFAAGNQ; encoded by the exons ATGGGGAGCATTGGGTTCCCGGTGACGAGGACGAGCAGGTCGCTGGTGGGGCCGTCGTCGGAGACGCCGCGGGAGACGCTGCGGCTTTCGGTGATCGACCGCGTGGCGGGGCTGCGCCACCTGGTGCGGTCGCTGCACGTGTTCGAcggcgccgcggcgcgcgccgccgaAGGCGTTGAGCCGCCGGCGAAGACGCTGCGGGAGGCGCTGGGGAAGGCGCTGGTGGACTACCACCCGTTCGCGGGGCGGTtcgtggaggaggagggcgaggcgCGGGTGGCGTGCACGGGGGAGGGCGCGTGGTTCGTGGAGGCGGTGGCCGCGTGCACCCTGGAGGAGGTGAAGCACCTGGACCACCCCATGCTCATCCCCAAGGAGGAGCTGCTGCCGGAGCCGGCGCCCGACGTGAACCCACTCGACATGCCGCTCATGATGCAG GTGACGGAGTTCACATGCGGCGGCTTCGTGGTGGGTCTGATATCCGTGCACACCATCGCCGACGGCCTGGGCGCCGGGCAGTTCATCAACGCCGTGGCGGACTACGCGCGCGGCCTGCCCAAGCCCCGCGTGACCCCGGTCTGGGCGCGGGACCTCATCCCGGACCCGCCCAAgatgccggcgccgccgccgcggctggAGCTGCTGGACCTCCGCTACTTCACCGTGGACCTCAGCCCGGCCCACATCGCCAAGGTCAAGTCCCGGTTCCTGGAGGCCACGGGCCAGCGCTGCTCCGCGTTCGATGTGTGCGTCGCCAAGACCTGGCAGGCGCGCACCCGCGCGCTGAACCTCGAGGACGACGACCCCGCGCGGCCCGTGCACGCCTGCTTCTTCGCCAACACCCGCCACCTGCTCCCGGGCACGGCGGTGAGCGGGTTCTACGGCAACTGCTTCTACCCGGTGGCGGCGACGCGGGCCGCCGGCGAGGTGGCGCGCGCGGACGTGGTGGAGGTGGTGCGCACCATCCGGGACGCCAAGGCGCGGCTGGCGTCCGACTTCGCGCGGTGGGCGGCGGGGGCGTTCGAGCGGGACCCCTACGAGCTGACCTTCACCTACGACTCGCTGTTCGTGTCGGATTGGACGCGGCTGGGGTTCCTGGAGGCGGACTACGGGTGGGGCGCGCCGGCGCACGTGGTGCCCTTCTCGTACCACCCGTTCATGGCCGTCGCCATCATCggcgcgccgcccgcgcccaaGGCCGGTGCGCGCGTCATGACCATGTGCGTCGAGGAGCGGCACCTACCCGAGTTCCAGGAACAGATGAACGCGTTCGCCGCCGGAAACCAGTAA